A genome region from Polypterus senegalus isolate Bchr_013 chromosome 7, ASM1683550v1, whole genome shotgun sequence includes the following:
- the LOC120532902 gene encoding globoside alpha-1,3-N-acetylgalactosaminyltransferase 1-like isoform X1, with the protein MGRLSYSKRLTVSRRQFILVMVLVIAGLIYFLKPIQLSAIPEGSLVKHSMKEKKKDFSLNKTSWGAPVVWGDSPESQNVRQKFINRSPTVGLAVFAIGTYSQYLQQFLASAEEYFLAEHLVTYYILTDNLRGIPSITLGGGREIKPFYIAERPDFVHLSKMRMSLLSSIIKELLKDEVDYLFCMDVDQVFINPVGSEILGNLVATLHPEYYNKPIDLYPYELNMDSKAYVSISEGDYYYYTSELYGGICPEVYQLTLVCSQYILQDMEINYHAILFEESYLNKYLIQRKPTRILSPEYNWLKANKNSKEIQVKRILSLQR; encoded by the exons TATCCCGAAGACAGTTTATCTTGGTCATGGTCCTTGTCATCGCTGGATTAATAT ATTTTCTCAAACCTATTCAGTTAAGCGCAATCCCTGAAGGCTCCTTGGTGAAGCATTccatgaaagaaaagaagaaggacTTTTCTCTAAATAAGACTTCCTGGGGGGCTCCTGTTGTATGGGGGGATAGCCCAGAATCCCAAAATGTAAGGCAAAAGTTCATAAACAGGTCACCCACTGTAGGTTTAGCAGTATTTGCAATTGGCACCTACTCCCAGTATCTTCAGCAGTTTCTGGCGTCAGCTGAAGAGTATTTTCTTGCAGAACATTTGGTAACATATTATATTCTGACTGATAATTTGAGAGGGATTCCGTCAATAACCTTGGGAGGAGGCCGTGAAATCAAGCCATTCTATATTGCTGAAAGGCCAGACTTTGTTCATTTGTCCAAAATGAGGATGTCTTTACTGAGCAGCATCATTAAGGAGCTTCTAAAAGATGAAGTGGATTATCTGTTTTGCATGGATGTCGACCAAGTGTTTATCAACCCAGTTGGCTCTGAAATCCTTGGGAACCTTGTAGCCACCCTTCATCCTGAATACTACAATAAACCAATCGACTTGTACCCCTATGAACTAAATATGGATTCTAAAGCGTATGTCTCGATATCAGAAGGcgactattattattatacatcagAACTATATGGAGGTATATGTCCTGAGGTCTACCAGCTAACTTTGGTGTGTTCTCAATACATCCTTCAGGATATGGAGATTAACTATCACGCAATTCTCTTTGAAGAGAGCTACCTCAACAAATATCTGATCCAGAGAAAGCCTACAAGAATCTTGTCCCCAGAGTACAACTGGCTGAAGGCAAATAAGAACTCCAAGGAGATACAAGTGAAGAGGATCTTGTCCCTTCAGAGATAA
- the LOC120532902 gene encoding globoside alpha-1,3-N-acetylgalactosaminyltransferase 1-like isoform X2 has protein sequence MDNEAVSRRQFILVMVLVIAGLIYFLKPIQLSAIPEGSLVKHSMKEKKKDFSLNKTSWGAPVVWGDSPESQNVRQKFINRSPTVGLAVFAIGTYSQYLQQFLASAEEYFLAEHLVTYYILTDNLRGIPSITLGGGREIKPFYIAERPDFVHLSKMRMSLLSSIIKELLKDEVDYLFCMDVDQVFINPVGSEILGNLVATLHPEYYNKPIDLYPYELNMDSKAYVSISEGDYYYYTSELYGGICPEVYQLTLVCSQYILQDMEINYHAILFEESYLNKYLIQRKPTRILSPEYNWLKANKNSKEIQVKRILSLQR, from the exons ATGGACAATGAGGCAG TATCCCGAAGACAGTTTATCTTGGTCATGGTCCTTGTCATCGCTGGATTAATAT ATTTTCTCAAACCTATTCAGTTAAGCGCAATCCCTGAAGGCTCCTTGGTGAAGCATTccatgaaagaaaagaagaaggacTTTTCTCTAAATAAGACTTCCTGGGGGGCTCCTGTTGTATGGGGGGATAGCCCAGAATCCCAAAATGTAAGGCAAAAGTTCATAAACAGGTCACCCACTGTAGGTTTAGCAGTATTTGCAATTGGCACCTACTCCCAGTATCTTCAGCAGTTTCTGGCGTCAGCTGAAGAGTATTTTCTTGCAGAACATTTGGTAACATATTATATTCTGACTGATAATTTGAGAGGGATTCCGTCAATAACCTTGGGAGGAGGCCGTGAAATCAAGCCATTCTATATTGCTGAAAGGCCAGACTTTGTTCATTTGTCCAAAATGAGGATGTCTTTACTGAGCAGCATCATTAAGGAGCTTCTAAAAGATGAAGTGGATTATCTGTTTTGCATGGATGTCGACCAAGTGTTTATCAACCCAGTTGGCTCTGAAATCCTTGGGAACCTTGTAGCCACCCTTCATCCTGAATACTACAATAAACCAATCGACTTGTACCCCTATGAACTAAATATGGATTCTAAAGCGTATGTCTCGATATCAGAAGGcgactattattattatacatcagAACTATATGGAGGTATATGTCCTGAGGTCTACCAGCTAACTTTGGTGTGTTCTCAATACATCCTTCAGGATATGGAGATTAACTATCACGCAATTCTCTTTGAAGAGAGCTACCTCAACAAATATCTGATCCAGAGAAAGCCTACAAGAATCTTGTCCCCAGAGTACAACTGGCTGAAGGCAAATAAGAACTCCAAGGAGATACAAGTGAAGAGGATCTTGTCCCTTCAGAGATAA